From one Variovorax sp. PBL-H6 genomic stretch:
- a CDS encoding GspE/PulE family protein, producing MMSFAELAPLAPDFASLSFGECLERECVLLADDDGTRYFVAGEPLDGFLCTWASHRIPGAFVIVRTHPADLKALLSRLEAHQQALHHLVRLEQAGAAALQAGSEEISPRSIARDESQVVRLVNSTLYDAHKSAASDIHFENTPQGLVIKYRIDGVLSLARQLPDLALTEQAISRLKVMAELDIGEKRVPQDGRFAVHIGGREIDFRVSVMPGLFGEDAVLRILDRQSLTAELAQLSLDLLGIEAATQQTIRQLASQPYGMLLVTGPTGSGKTTTLYATLSEINRGEDKIITIEDPVEYQLPGVLQIPVNERKGLTFARGLRSILRHDPDRILVGEIRDRETAEIAVQAALTGHLVFTTVHANNVFDVISRFRHMGVDAYSFVTALNGVVAQRLVRMNCPRCTEDVEPGDDLLRVSGIQRSELAEGGRQRQGQGCAHCRGTGYRGRRALTEVLVLDDDLRELVVQQAPIAQLKASARSRGMVSMRRAALDAVRRGQTTLQEINRVTFVE from the coding sequence ATGATGAGCTTCGCGGAACTCGCGCCGCTCGCCCCCGATTTCGCATCGCTGAGCTTCGGCGAATGCCTGGAGCGCGAATGCGTGCTGCTCGCGGACGATGACGGCACCCGCTACTTCGTGGCCGGCGAGCCGCTGGACGGATTTCTCTGCACCTGGGCCAGCCACCGGATTCCCGGCGCCTTCGTGATCGTGCGCACCCATCCGGCCGACCTGAAGGCGCTGCTGTCGCGGCTCGAAGCGCACCAGCAGGCGCTCCACCACCTGGTTCGGCTGGAGCAGGCCGGCGCGGCGGCGCTGCAGGCCGGCAGCGAAGAGATCTCCCCACGCTCCATCGCCCGGGACGAAAGCCAGGTGGTCCGCCTGGTCAACTCCACGCTCTACGACGCGCACAAGAGCGCCGCCAGCGACATCCATTTCGAGAACACGCCGCAGGGCCTGGTCATCAAGTACCGCATCGATGGCGTGCTGTCGCTCGCGCGGCAGCTGCCCGACCTCGCGCTGACGGAACAGGCGATCTCGCGCCTGAAGGTGATGGCGGAGCTGGACATCGGCGAGAAGCGCGTCCCGCAGGACGGGCGCTTCGCGGTCCATATCGGCGGGCGCGAGATCGACTTTCGCGTGTCTGTCATGCCGGGGCTCTTCGGCGAGGACGCGGTGCTCCGCATCCTCGACAGGCAGTCGCTGACGGCCGAGCTGGCGCAGCTCAGTCTCGACCTGCTCGGCATCGAGGCGGCCACGCAGCAGACGATCCGCCAGCTGGCGAGCCAGCCCTACGGGATGCTGCTCGTCACCGGCCCGACCGGCTCCGGCAAGACGACGACACTCTATGCAACGCTGAGCGAGATCAATCGCGGCGAGGACAAGATCATCACGATCGAAGACCCCGTGGAATACCAGCTTCCGGGAGTCCTGCAGATCCCCGTCAACGAGCGCAAGGGCCTCACCTTCGCCAGGGGACTGCGCTCGATCCTTCGCCACGACCCCGACCGAATCCTGGTCGGCGAGATCCGTGATCGCGAGACCGCAGAGATCGCGGTGCAGGCGGCACTGACGGGCCATCTCGTCTTCACGACGGTCCATGCCAACAACGTGTTCGACGTCATCAGCCGCTTCAGGCACATGGGCGTCGATGCCTACAGCTTCGTCACCGCGCTCAACGGGGTGGTGGCGCAGCGGCTGGTGCGCATGAACTGCCCCCGATGCACCGAAGATGTCGAGCCCGGCGACGACTTGCTGCGCGTCTCCGGCATCCAGCGCTCCGAACTTGCCGAAGGAGGGCGGCAGCGGCAGGGCCAGGGCTGTGCGCATTGCCGCGGCACCGGCTACCGCGGCCGTCGCGCATTGACCGAGGTGCTGGTGCTCGATGACGACTTGCGCGAACTCGTCGTCCAGCAGGCGCCGATCGCTCAACTGAAGGCCTCGGCGCGCAGCCGCGGCATGGTGTCGATGCGCCGCGCGGCGCTCGATGCAGTCCGGCGTGGACAGACCACGCTGCAGGAAATCAATCGTGTCACTTTTGTGGAATAG
- a CDS encoding type II secretion system F family protein, whose protein sequence is MTIFKVRGLSAEGELQLHRVSASTSAEAERIARQAGLQHVTGVAGGGFVGRQPRSLSRSGFDFSLFAHELVALLGAGLSLIETLETLAERQPQDGQGGGVLGDLVRSMQEGQAFSAALRRFPAHFPELFIASIAASEHTGEMVPALERYLRYHAQLGAVRQKIVSASLYPAMLCIVGIGVATFLLCFLVPRFSRVYEGMEDKLPLASRWLMHWGAFASANGLGLLVAAVAGLAAIATLASRPAVRTRLGAALQGNRWIGAKVRLMQLSRFYRSLGLLLGGGIPLTKALRMAQGLLPLTLQAAAGSAALEVSQGRSLSDSLQACALTTPVALRLLRAGERNGQTAEMLEKAAAFHDTEMNHWIDRFTRLFEPMLMLVIGLAIGGIVILLYLPIFELAGALQ, encoded by the coding sequence ATGACGATTTTCAAAGTCCGCGGCCTGAGCGCCGAGGGTGAGCTGCAGCTGCATCGCGTGAGCGCGAGCACCTCCGCCGAGGCCGAACGAATCGCGCGCCAGGCCGGGCTGCAGCACGTGACCGGCGTGGCGGGCGGCGGCTTCGTCGGGCGGCAGCCTCGATCGCTGTCGCGCAGCGGCTTCGATTTCTCGCTCTTCGCCCATGAGCTGGTGGCGCTGCTCGGCGCGGGCCTGTCGCTGATCGAAACGCTGGAAACCCTGGCTGAGCGGCAGCCGCAGGACGGCCAGGGTGGCGGCGTGCTCGGCGACCTGGTGCGCAGCATGCAGGAAGGGCAGGCCTTCTCCGCCGCACTGCGGCGCTTCCCCGCGCACTTCCCGGAGCTCTTCATCGCCTCGATCGCAGCCAGCGAGCACACCGGCGAGATGGTGCCGGCCCTGGAGCGCTATCTGCGCTATCACGCGCAGCTGGGCGCGGTTCGCCAGAAGATCGTCAGCGCCTCGCTGTACCCGGCCATGCTTTGCATCGTGGGCATCGGGGTTGCAACGTTCCTGCTGTGCTTCCTGGTGCCGCGCTTCAGCCGCGTGTACGAAGGCATGGAAGACAAGCTGCCGCTGGCGTCGCGCTGGCTCATGCATTGGGGCGCGTTCGCGAGCGCGAACGGACTGGGCCTGCTCGTCGCGGCGGTTGCGGGTCTTGCCGCGATCGCCACGCTGGCGAGCCGCCCCGCCGTGCGCACCCGGCTCGGGGCCGCGCTGCAGGGCAACCGCTGGATCGGCGCCAAGGTCCGCCTGATGCAGCTCTCGCGTTTCTATCGTTCGCTGGGCCTGTTGCTCGGCGGCGGCATTCCCCTGACCAAGGCCTTGCGCATGGCGCAGGGGCTGCTGCCCCTGACTTTGCAGGCCGCCGCGGGCTCGGCCGCACTCGAAGTGTCGCAAGGCCGCAGCCTCAGCGACAGCCTCCAGGCATGCGCGCTGACCACGCCGGTGGCCTTGCGCCTGTTGCGCGCCGGTGAGCGCAACGGGCAGACCGCCGAGATGCTGGAGAAGGCCGCCGCCTTCCACGACACCGAGATGAACCACTGGATCGACCGCTTCACGCGCCTCTTCGAGCCCATGCTGATGCTGGTCATCGGCCTGGCGATCGGCGGCATCGTGATCCTGCTGTACTTGCCGATCTTCGAACTGGCGGGAGCGCTGCAGTGA
- the gspG gene encoding type II secretion system major pseudopilin GspG yields the protein MRVSTKSRTLSTGFTLLELLVVLVIVGLLAGIVGPRLFGNVSKSEITTAKAQIDVLGKALDQYRLDVGRYPSSQEGLAALMRAAPRDARWQGPYLRKEVPMDPWGMPYQYKFPSTRQADDFDLYSFGPDKSPGGSGDNADIAH from the coding sequence ATGAGAGTTTCAACTAAATCAAGAACACTAAGCACCGGCTTCACCCTGCTCGAACTCCTCGTCGTCCTCGTCATCGTCGGCCTCCTCGCCGGCATCGTCGGCCCGCGCCTCTTCGGCAACGTCAGTAAATCCGAGATCACAACCGCCAAGGCCCAGATCGATGTCTTGGGCAAGGCGCTCGACCAATACCGGCTCGACGTGGGCCGCTATCCCTCCAGCCAGGAAGGTCTCGCCGCACTGATGCGCGCAGCCCCCCGCGACGCACGCTGGCAAGGACCCTACCTGCGCAAGGAGGTGCCGATGGACCCCTGGGGCATGCCGTACCAGTACAAGTTCCCCAGCACCCGGCAGGCCGACGATTTCGATCTTTATTCGTTCGGTCCCGACAAGTCGCCCGGCGGCAGCGGCGACAACGCCGACATCGCGCACTGA